The Porites lutea chromosome 4, jaPorLute2.1, whole genome shotgun sequence genome contains a region encoding:
- the LOC140933907 gene encoding pleckstrin homology domain-containing family A member 1-like: MPLRDAQGRFCGTLHRKQADNNWQRNYFVLDEDKCLLRYFSIMNAKEEELDWDDYDGEINIRLITKIEDKSKSDDKSIPDGCIIEIQTCNERCYVRADTKEGAEEWIRTLRKAAVNPSKRQERRTEEAETVNPSGEDQAKESTDDSKTEHVCYETKIIGGVVVRTPVTKVTDSDGESQSTDSLTRSGSAGATSTIKPIKEGYLVKKGAVVKNWKKRYFKLDFLKLAYYEKETDKEPIKVIYSSDIKDAREALGVDNNREYLFEVVTSTRTFLFQGSTEEEMKSWIDAISKFASLRGRSSSEPEPQKVQEPTQTFQYAQTTTL, translated from the exons ATGCCTCTTCGAGATGCCCAAGGAAGATTTTGTGGAACCCTCCACCGAAAACAAGCAGATAATAATTGGCAGCGTAATTACTTTGTCTTAGATGAGGACAAATGCTTACTTCGTTATTTCTCCATTATGAATGCTAAA GAAGAAGAACTGGACTGGGATGATTATGATGGAGAAATTAACATCCGGCTCATAACCAAG attGAGGATAAATCAAAGAGTGATGATAAGTCAATACCTGATGGATGTATTATTG aaattcaaacaTGCAATGAGAGATGTTATGTACGAGCAGACACAAAGGAGGGAGCAGAGGAATGGATAAGAACATTGCGCAAAGCAGCT GTGAATCCATCCAAAAGGCAGGAAAGAAGAACAGAAGAAGCAGAAACAGTGAACCCTTCTGGGGAGGATCAGGCCAAGGAAAGTACTGATGATAGTAAAACAGAGCATGTGTGCTATGAAACAAAAATCATTGGAGGTGTGGTCGTGAGAACACCTGTGACTAAG GTAACAGATTCGGATGGTGAAAGTCAGTCCACTGATTCATTGACGCGTTCAGGATCTGCTGGTGCAACCAGTACAATAAAACCCATTAAGGAGGGATATCTGGTCAAGAAGGGTGCTGTG gttaaaaattggaaaaagagaTATTTCAAGCTGGATTTTCTAAAACTGGCATACTACGAGAAAGAAACA GATAAAGAACCTATCAAAGTGATTTACTCATCAGACATCAAGGATGCAAGGGAAGCTCTCGG TGTTGACAACAACAGGGAGTATTTATTTGAAGTGGTTACGTCAACAAGAACATTCTTATTTCAG GGAAgtacagaagaagaaatgaaGTCTTGGATTGATGCAATTTCTAAATTTGCATCTCTTAGAGGCCGATCCTCAAGTGAACCG GAACCCCAAAAAGTTCAAGAGCCAACACAGACATTCCAGTATGCACAAACTACCACTCTCTGA